A genomic segment from Streptomyces sp. NBC_00459 encodes:
- a CDS encoding acetyltransferase, whose amino-acid sequence MSGLLIIGAGGFARETAQAVRDAGDIELLGHLDDNSALHGTEVDGVPVLGGCDLVHDLPEARVVICVGNPRDYAARARLVRRLGLSADRYATVVHPTASVSATSEVGPGSVLLAHCVLTAAVRVGAHVAVMPHVVLTHDDVVEDFATIASGVRLGGGARLERGAYVGSGALVREGTVVGAWSLVGMGSAVLGDVPPGEVWVGSPARRLREAAAPALDELATRTAARTTVGGPLR is encoded by the coding sequence ATGAGCGGACTCCTGATCATCGGCGCGGGCGGCTTCGCCCGGGAGACCGCACAGGCCGTACGGGACGCGGGTGACATCGAGCTGCTCGGGCACCTCGACGACAACTCCGCCCTGCACGGCACCGAGGTGGACGGCGTGCCCGTACTCGGCGGCTGCGACCTGGTCCACGACCTGCCCGAGGCACGGGTCGTGATCTGTGTGGGCAACCCCCGGGACTACGCGGCCCGCGCCCGCCTGGTCCGCAGGCTCGGCCTGTCGGCGGACCGCTACGCCACCGTCGTCCACCCGACGGCGTCGGTCTCGGCGACCTCGGAGGTCGGCCCGGGCTCGGTGCTGCTCGCGCACTGCGTCCTGACAGCCGCCGTGCGGGTGGGTGCGCATGTCGCGGTGATGCCGCACGTCGTCCTCACCCATGACGACGTGGTCGAGGACTTCGCCACGATCGCCTCGGGTGTCCGCCTGGGCGGGGGAGCGCGGCTGGAGCGGGGCGCCTATGTGGGCTCCGGAGCCCTGGTCAGGGAGGGCACGGTGGTCGGCGCCTGGTCACTGGTCGGGATGGGCAGCGCCGTGCTCGGTGATGTGCCGCCGGGCGAGGTCTGGGTGGGGAGCCCGGCCCGACGGCTGCGCGAGGCGGCGGCGCCCGCGTTGGACGAACTCGCGACACGAACAGCAGCACGAACAACAGTGGGGGGACCGCTGAGATGA
- a CDS encoding DegT/DnrJ/EryC1/StrS family aminotransferase: MNQIPLVDLKAAHEEVADEVRAGFERILANTAFIGGDEVRAFEREYADFGGVAHCVGVANGTDAVELALRASGVGPGDEVVIPANTFIATAGAVARIGARPVLADCLPDTYLLDPQAALDAVGPATRAVVPVHLYGQMAEVAALTGQVPDHVRVVEDAAQCQGATREGRPPGSGGIAATSFYPGKNLGAYGDAGAVLTDDEELAGLVRATANHGGVAKYRHDVPGFNSRLDGLQAVVLRAKLARLADGNAARRAAAARYDTLLADLASAGRVVLPTTDAGNVHVWHLYVVQVAGTDRDDIVGKLNAEGIGAGVHYPAPVHLTEAYRHLGHARGDFPHAEKAADRMLSLPLFPQISPDQQQRVVDTLAKALQS; the protein is encoded by the coding sequence ATGAACCAGATACCGCTTGTGGACCTCAAGGCGGCCCATGAGGAGGTCGCCGACGAGGTACGGGCCGGATTCGAACGGATCCTGGCCAACACCGCCTTCATCGGCGGTGACGAAGTGCGGGCCTTCGAGCGCGAGTACGCCGACTTCGGCGGCGTCGCGCACTGCGTGGGTGTCGCCAACGGCACCGACGCGGTCGAACTCGCCCTGCGCGCAAGCGGGGTGGGGCCCGGCGACGAGGTCGTCATCCCCGCGAACACCTTCATCGCCACCGCGGGTGCGGTGGCCCGGATCGGCGCGCGGCCGGTCCTCGCGGACTGCCTGCCCGACACCTACCTTCTCGACCCGCAGGCCGCCCTGGACGCGGTCGGCCCTGCCACCCGCGCCGTGGTGCCGGTGCACCTGTACGGACAGATGGCCGAAGTCGCGGCGCTGACCGGTCAGGTGCCCGACCACGTACGGGTCGTCGAGGACGCCGCCCAGTGCCAGGGCGCCACCCGCGAGGGACGCCCACCGGGCAGCGGCGGGATCGCGGCGACCAGCTTCTACCCGGGCAAGAACCTGGGCGCCTACGGCGACGCGGGCGCGGTGCTCACCGACGACGAGGAACTCGCCGGCCTGGTGCGCGCGACCGCGAACCACGGCGGCGTCGCCAAGTACCGCCATGACGTACCCGGGTTCAACAGCCGTCTGGACGGGCTCCAGGCCGTCGTCCTGCGGGCGAAGCTGGCCCGGCTGGCGGACGGCAACGCGGCCCGGCGGGCCGCCGCGGCCCGCTACGACACGCTGCTCGCCGATCTGGCGTCCGCCGGGCGGGTCGTGCTCCCGACGACGGACGCCGGCAACGTCCACGTATGGCACCTGTACGTCGTCCAGGTCGCCGGCACGGACCGGGACGACATCGTGGGCAAGCTCAACGCGGAAGGCATCGGCGCGGGGGTGCACTACCCGGCACCCGTCCACCTCACCGAGGCCTACCGACATCTCGGCCACGCCCGCGGCGACTTCCCCCACGCCGAGAAGGCGGCGGACCGGATGCTGTCGCTGCCGCTCTTCCCCCAGATAAGCCCCGATCAGCAGCAACGCGTCGTGGACACGCTCGCCAAGGCGCTCCAGAGCTGA